From Deinococcus wulumuqiensis R12, one genomic window encodes:
- a CDS encoding zinc-dependent alcohol dehydrogenase, translating into MKAIVWQGVNKVGVETVPDPQLLLPTDAIVKITSTAICGSDLHLLDGYIPSMETGDILGHEFMGEVVEVGREVKKLKVGDRVVVPFNIACGVCDPCQRGFFSACDNSNPNHRMAEALYGATSGGALFGYSHMYGGYAGGQAQYVRVPFADVGPFKIESGMKDEQVLFLTDIFPTGYQAAEQCNIVPGRDVVAVFGAGPVGQFAARSAQMLGAAHVIVIDRVPERLAMAEAAGCQTINYEQEDVLLALREATGGRGPDHVIDAVGMEAHGHGPGSTMDKVQQNLKLTFDRITALRWAIMSCAKGGTVSMPGVYGGLVDKMPIGAAFAKGLIFRMGQTHTHRYIPGLLGRIEAGQIDPSFVITHRASLDQAPELYKTFRDKQDCCIKVVLNPWA; encoded by the coding sequence ATGAAAGCAATAGTCTGGCAAGGCGTCAACAAAGTCGGTGTCGAAACGGTTCCGGATCCCCAGCTGCTGCTGCCCACCGACGCCATCGTCAAAATCACTTCCACTGCCATCTGCGGCTCGGACCTGCACCTGCTCGACGGGTACATCCCCAGCATGGAGACCGGCGACATTCTCGGCCACGAGTTCATGGGCGAAGTGGTCGAGGTCGGCCGTGAGGTCAAGAAGCTCAAGGTGGGCGACCGGGTGGTCGTGCCCTTCAACATCGCCTGCGGGGTCTGTGACCCCTGCCAACGCGGCTTTTTCAGCGCCTGCGACAACTCCAACCCGAACCACCGCATGGCCGAGGCCCTCTACGGCGCCACCAGCGGCGGGGCGCTGTTCGGCTACTCGCACATGTACGGCGGCTACGCGGGCGGGCAGGCCCAGTACGTGCGCGTGCCGTTCGCCGACGTGGGGCCGTTCAAGATCGAGTCGGGGATGAAAGACGAGCAGGTGCTGTTCCTGACCGACATCTTCCCCACCGGCTATCAGGCCGCCGAGCAGTGCAACATCGTGCCGGGCCGCGACGTGGTGGCCGTATTCGGTGCCGGGCCGGTCGGTCAGTTCGCCGCCCGCAGCGCCCAGATGCTCGGGGCCGCGCACGTCATCGTGATCGACCGCGTGCCCGAGCGCCTGGCAATGGCCGAAGCCGCCGGCTGCCAGACCATCAACTATGAGCAGGAGGACGTGCTGCTCGCCCTGCGCGAAGCCACTGGCGGACGTGGGCCCGACCATGTGATCGACGCGGTCGGTATGGAAGCCCACGGCCATGGCCCCGGCTCCACCATGGACAAGGTGCAGCAAAACCTCAAACTGACCTTCGACCGGATCACGGCGCTGCGCTGGGCGATCATGAGTTGTGCCAAGGGCGGCACCGTCAGTATGCCGGGCGTGTACGGCGGTCTGGTGGACAAGATGCCCATCGGCGCGGCCTTTGCCAAGGGCCTGATTTTCCGCATGGGCCAGACCCACACTCACCGTTATATTCCCGGTCTGCTGGGCCGCATCGAAGCCGGTCAGATCGACCCCAGTTTCGTCATTACCCACCGTGCCTCGCTCGATCAGGCGCCCGAGCTGTACAAGACCTTCCGCGACAAGCAGGACTGCTGCATCAAGGTCGTCCTCAACCCCTGGGCCTGA
- a CDS encoding hotdog fold thioesterase: protein MTSHTRTYSWADPEFDPEKIRHLSGLEYLQAIARGELPAAPIGATLGMERPRPEDVQEGRVVFRLKPQNFQYNPIGSVHGGVYATLLDSAVACAIHTTLPAGATYTTLELKVNYIRPLIAGGPEVQAIGQVVHVTRQTGVAEGRIVDDQGRIYAHATTTCLIMRPPRH, encoded by the coding sequence ATGACTTCCCACACCCGCACCTACAGCTGGGCCGACCCCGAGTTCGACCCCGAAAAGATTAGGCACCTCAGCGGTCTGGAATATCTGCAGGCCATCGCGCGGGGTGAGCTTCCGGCGGCGCCCATCGGGGCCACGCTGGGGATGGAGCGGCCCCGGCCCGAGGACGTGCAGGAAGGGCGCGTGGTGTTTCGCTTGAAGCCGCAGAACTTTCAGTACAACCCCATCGGCAGCGTGCATGGCGGCGTGTATGCCACGCTGCTCGACTCGGCGGTGGCCTGTGCCATTCACACGACTCTGCCCGCCGGGGCGACCTACACCACACTCGAACTCAAGGTGAACTACATCCGCCCGCTGATAGCCGGGGGACCCGAGGTGCAGGCCATCGGGCAGGTCGTCCACGTGACGCGGCAGACCGGCGTGGCCGAGGGGCGCATCGTGGACGATCAGGGGCGCATCTACGCCCACGCGACCACGACGTGCCTGATCATGCGTCCGCCCCGGCACTGA
- a CDS encoding bifunctional metallophosphatase/5'-nucleotidase, which produces MKKSFLLLTALLGSAAFGNAAAAPLTVTLLHTDDLHGHLEPSKVGENTYGGYSRQTTLVRQFTASDPNPLVLSGGDTFQGTLFYTLYQGLADVLFMNYQGYQAMAVGNHEFDNGPAALARFAQKAKFPVLAANIDVSAEPLLKDLVKPYVVLSIGGDKVGVIGAVTPDLPELSSPGPNVKMLELMTALKNSAEQLRDQGVNKVVLVSHLGYTVEQQVAAAVPGIDVIVGGHSHTLLGTFDNKDFPKSEGPYPTIVQNPDGNKTLLVAAWEWGKVLGRLKVTFDDAGAVTAWEGNPIPVSQDIPEDDTTRRMIQTLAVPIANLRQQVVATAASPLNGAREVVRRRESTMANVLADAALLAGQNAGAELALVNGGGVRASIDQGPVTFEEAITVQPFGNTLTIINLTGAQLKAALEHGVATWDQNKGQFLHVSRGMSYTFDLARPAGSRVTAVTLNGQPLDDARTYKVATNNFTAAGGDGFSMFKDAPKLETGTLDVDVLVSYLKANPTLNAQPEGRIVIVNEPQK; this is translated from the coding sequence ATGAAAAAATCCTTTCTGCTTCTGACGGCCCTGCTCGGCTCCGCTGCCTTTGGGAACGCGGCCGCCGCGCCCCTGACGGTGACCCTGCTGCACACCGACGACCTGCACGGCCACCTCGAACCCAGCAAGGTGGGCGAGAACACCTACGGCGGCTACTCGCGTCAGACCACGCTGGTCCGGCAGTTCACCGCCAGCGACCCCAACCCGCTGGTGCTCTCGGGTGGCGACACCTTCCAGGGCACGCTGTTCTACACGCTCTACCAGGGCCTGGCCGACGTGCTGTTCATGAATTATCAGGGCTATCAGGCGATGGCGGTGGGCAACCACGAGTTCGACAACGGCCCGGCGGCCCTCGCCCGCTTCGCCCAGAAGGCCAAGTTCCCGGTGCTGGCCGCCAACATCGACGTGAGCGCCGAGCCGCTGCTGAAAGACCTCGTCAAGCCCTACGTGGTGCTGAGCATCGGCGGCGACAAGGTGGGCGTGATCGGCGCCGTGACCCCCGACCTGCCCGAACTCAGCAGCCCCGGCCCCAACGTCAAGATGCTCGAACTGATGACCGCGCTGAAAAACAGTGCCGAGCAGCTCCGTGACCAGGGGGTCAACAAGGTGGTGCTCGTCTCGCACCTCGGGTACACGGTGGAGCAGCAGGTGGCCGCCGCCGTTCCGGGCATCGACGTGATCGTGGGCGGTCACAGCCACACCCTGCTGGGCACCTTCGACAACAAGGACTTCCCCAAGTCCGAGGGACCTTACCCCACCATCGTCCAGAACCCCGACGGCAACAAGACGCTGCTGGTCGCCGCCTGGGAATGGGGCAAGGTGCTCGGTCGCCTCAAGGTGACCTTCGACGACGCCGGGGCCGTGACCGCCTGGGAAGGCAACCCGATTCCCGTCAGCCAGGACATCCCCGAGGACGACACGACCCGCCGCATGATTCAGACGCTCGCGGTGCCCATCGCCAACCTTCGCCAGCAGGTCGTGGCGACGGCGGCCAGCCCGCTGAACGGTGCGCGTGAAGTCGTGCGCCGCCGCGAAAGCACCATGGCGAACGTGCTGGCCGACGCCGCGCTGCTCGCCGGGCAAAACGCCGGGGCCGAGCTGGCCCTCGTCAACGGCGGTGGGGTTCGCGCCAGCATCGACCAGGGGCCGGTGACCTTCGAGGAAGCGATTACCGTGCAGCCCTTCGGCAACACCCTGACCATCATCAACCTGACCGGGGCGCAACTGAAAGCCGCACTCGAACACGGCGTGGCGACCTGGGACCAGAACAAGGGCCAGTTCCTGCACGTCTCGCGCGGCATGAGCTACACCTTCGACCTCGCCCGGCCCGCCGGCAGCCGCGTGACCGCCGTCACCCTCAACGGCCAGCCGCTTGACGACGCCCGCACCTACAAGGTCGCCACCAACAACTTCACGGCGGCGGGCGGCGACGGCTTCAGCATGTTCAAGGACGCGCCCAAGCTCGAAACCGGCACCCTCGACGTGGACGTGCTGGTGAGCTACCTCAAGGCCAACCCCACGCTGAATGCCCAGCCCGAAGGCCGCATCGTGATCGTGAACGAGCCGCAGAAGTAA
- a CDS encoding GNAT family N-acetyltransferase, which yields MAAFSPPVPFDPAAASPGQRLAVGQLLAACYALAYPQDPPLLPEREAEGLLQPAPDEATDHFVVWDGDTALAYASLRSSRSQNLHKARAQLLVHPDWRRRGLGRALAGVLGAHARTQGKTAVTFFTINFAPAGEPFARSLGARVVLENRTSRLDLGAVSPELLRDWQRRPAEDPYRLHLWDTVPDEYLPRAADLMMVMNTAPRADAGEEDWIVTPEMVRGWEAEVAAAGERRLLLAAEDTRTGELAAYTEIFWSPERAALVYQGATAVRPAARGQKLGKWLKAAMLDAVRAECPGALWVRTNNAEENAAMLAINVQLGFQPWAQTLEWQLGGQG from the coding sequence ATGGCTGCTTTTTCCCCACCTGTTCCGTTTGACCCCGCCGCCGCGTCTCCAGGCCAGCGCCTCGCCGTGGGGCAACTGCTCGCCGCCTGCTACGCCCTCGCTTATCCGCAGGACCCGCCGCTGCTGCCGGAGCGGGAAGCCGAGGGACTGCTGCAACCCGCCCCCGACGAGGCAACCGACCATTTCGTCGTCTGGGACGGGGACACGGCCCTGGCCTACGCTTCGCTGCGTTCCAGCCGGTCGCAGAATCTGCACAAGGCGCGGGCGCAACTTCTCGTTCACCCCGACTGGCGGCGGCGCGGCCTCGGGCGGGCGCTGGCCGGGGTACTGGGGGCACACGCCCGGACCCAGGGAAAGACGGCGGTCACCTTTTTCACCATCAATTTCGCGCCTGCCGGAGAGCCGTTCGCCCGCTCGTTGGGGGCGCGGGTGGTGCTGGAAAACCGGACCAGCCGCCTCGACCTGGGGGCCGTCTCGCCGGAGCTGCTGCGCGACTGGCAGCGCCGCCCTGCGGAAGACCCGTACCGCCTGCACCTGTGGGACACCGTGCCCGACGAGTACCTGCCCCGCGCCGCCGACCTGATGATGGTGATGAACACCGCCCCGCGTGCCGACGCCGGGGAGGAGGACTGGATTGTGACACCCGAGATGGTGCGCGGCTGGGAGGCCGAGGTCGCCGCTGCGGGCGAGCGCCGGCTGCTGCTGGCCGCCGAGGACACCCGCACGGGCGAACTCGCCGCGTATACCGAAATCTTCTGGAGTCCCGAACGCGCCGCCCTCGTCTATCAGGGGGCCACCGCCGTGCGCCCGGCGGCGCGGGGGCAGAAGCTCGGCAAGTGGCTCAAGGCCGCCATGCTGGACGCGGTGCGGGCCGAATGTCCGGGCGCCCTCTGGGTCCGCACCAACAACGCCGAGGAAAACGCCGCCATGCTCGCCATCAACGTGCAGCTCGGCTTCCAGCCCTGGGCGCAGACGCTGGAGTGGCAGCTCGGGGGGCAGGGGTGA
- the cobU gene encoding bifunctional adenosylcobinamide kinase/adenosylcobinamide-phosphate guanylyltransferase — protein sequence MSRLIFVTGGARSGKSSYAERRAAASGGAVTYLATAQAFDDEMRERIARHRTDRPAGWRTVEEPLDVPGQVAQMQTDVLLLDCLSLWVSNMLLADWTEDEMLAATEQLLAACARVPTAILVTNEVGLGIVPDNALARRYRDVLGRVNQRCAAASDEAFVLVSGLTVTLKGEKQGV from the coding sequence GTGAGTCGCCTGATTTTCGTGACCGGCGGCGCCCGCAGCGGCAAAAGCTCGTATGCCGAGCGCCGCGCCGCCGCGAGTGGAGGGGCAGTCACCTATCTCGCCACTGCCCAGGCCTTCGACGACGAGATGCGCGAGCGCATCGCCCGGCACCGCACCGACCGCCCCGCCGGGTGGCGCACCGTGGAAGAACCGCTGGACGTGCCCGGGCAGGTGGCACAGATGCAGACCGACGTGCTGCTGCTCGACTGCCTGAGCCTGTGGGTGAGCAACATGCTCCTGGCCGACTGGACCGAGGATGAGATGCTGGCAGCCACGGAGCAGCTTCTGGCGGCCTGCGCCCGCGTGCCCACTGCCATTCTCGTCACCAACGAGGTCGGCCTGGGCATCGTGCCCGACAATGCGCTGGCCCGGCGCTACCGCGACGTGCTGGGACGGGTCAACCAGCGCTGCGCCGCCGCGAGCGACGAGGCATTTGTGCTGGTGAGCGGCCTGACCGTGACGCTCAAGGGAGAGAAGCAGGGCGTCTGA
- a CDS encoding MetQ/NlpA family ABC transporter substrate-binding protein yields the protein MRQSLILAALLLSSTFSTAAAGTLRVGASPVPHAELLEFVKPLLAKQGVKLEIREFTDYVQPNVALADGSIDVNFFQHVPYLSSFQKNRPLGIVAGAKVHVEPMGVYSRRVKKLSELKTGATIALPNDPSNSGRALKLLERAGLIRLRPSAGISATVRDITTNLKRLKFRELEAAQLPRALGDVDAAVINTNYALEAGLNPLKDALKLEDKNSPYANVLAAKPATLKNPDYLKLVKALQSKETRAFINKKYGGAIVPAF from the coding sequence ATGCGTCAATCCCTGATTCTGGCCGCCCTCCTCCTTTCCTCCACCTTCTCCACCGCTGCGGCGGGCACCCTGCGCGTCGGGGCCAGTCCGGTGCCGCACGCCGAGCTGCTGGAATTCGTCAAGCCCCTGCTTGCCAAGCAAGGCGTCAAGCTGGAAATCCGCGAATTCACCGACTACGTGCAGCCCAACGTGGCCCTTGCCGATGGCAGCATCGACGTGAACTTTTTTCAGCATGTGCCCTACCTCAGCAGCTTTCAGAAAAACCGCCCGCTGGGTATCGTGGCCGGAGCGAAGGTCCATGTGGAGCCGATGGGCGTCTACAGCCGCCGCGTGAAGAAACTGAGCGAGCTGAAAACCGGCGCCACCATCGCCCTGCCCAACGACCCCAGCAACAGTGGCCGCGCCCTGAAGCTGCTGGAGCGGGCCGGGCTGATTCGCCTGAGGCCCTCGGCGGGCATCAGCGCGACCGTGCGCGACATCACCACCAACCTCAAGCGCCTGAAGTTCCGCGAACTGGAAGCCGCGCAGCTTCCCCGCGCCCTGGGTGACGTGGACGCCGCCGTCATCAACACCAACTACGCGCTCGAAGCGGGCCTCAATCCCCTCAAAGACGCCCTGAAACTGGAAGACAAGAACAGCCCCTACGCCAACGTGCTCGCCGCCAAGCCCGCCACGCTGAAGAACCCCGATTACCTCAAGCTGGTGAAGGCCCTTCAGAGCAAGGAAACGAGGGCCTTCATCAACAAGAAGTACGGCGGGGCCATCGTTCCGGCGTTCTGA
- a CDS encoding MetQ/NlpA family ABC transporter substrate-binding protein has translation MRHILSLTALALTSLASAGTLRVAATPVPAGELLEFVKPILARQGVKLEIREFSDYVQPNVALGEGSVDANLFQHAPYLNAFQQNRPLGIVPVKKIYLPPLGLYSKRVGKVTELKKGATIAIPNDPSNEARALLLLEKAGLIRLRAGAGANATPKDIVSNVRGLKFRELEAAQLPRSLQDVDAAIVNANYALDIGLNPTKDALFHEGKSSPYVNILATTKANLNNPDLKKLAAALTSPEAKAWLLKKYGGSVIPAF, from the coding sequence ATGCGCCATATCCTTTCCCTGACCGCCCTCGCCCTGACTTCCCTCGCCAGTGCAGGCACCCTGCGCGTCGCCGCGACGCCGGTTCCGGCGGGTGAACTGCTGGAATTCGTCAAGCCCATCCTCGCCAGGCAGGGCGTCAAACTCGAAATCCGCGAATTTTCCGACTACGTGCAGCCCAACGTGGCGCTCGGGGAAGGCAGCGTGGACGCCAACCTCTTTCAGCATGCGCCGTACCTGAACGCCTTTCAGCAAAACCGGCCCCTGGGCATCGTGCCGGTCAAAAAGATCTACCTGCCGCCGCTGGGCCTGTACAGCAAGCGCGTGGGCAAGGTCACCGAGCTGAAAAAGGGCGCCACCATCGCCATTCCCAACGACCCGAGCAACGAGGCCCGCGCCCTGCTGCTGCTGGAAAAAGCGGGCCTGATTCGCCTGCGGGCCGGGGCGGGGGCGAACGCCACGCCGAAAGACATCGTGAGCAACGTCCGGGGCCTGAAGTTCCGCGAACTCGAAGCCGCGCAGCTTCCGCGCTCCTTGCAGGACGTGGACGCCGCCATCGTCAACGCCAACTACGCGCTCGACATCGGCCTGAACCCGACGAAGGACGCCCTGTTCCACGAGGGCAAAAGCAGCCCCTACGTCAACATTCTGGCGACCACCAAGGCCAACCTGAACAATCCCGACCTCAAGAAGCTCGCGGCGGCGCTCACCAGCCCGGAAGCCAAAGCCTGGCTGCTGAAAAAGTACGGCGGCAGCGTCATTCCGGCGTTTTAG
- a CDS encoding methionine ABC transporter permease, with amino-acid sequence MTWAELGPLLWQGTLETLWMVLPAALIAEVLGVALGVLLTLTRPGGLKANGAVFGVLDALVNVGRSLPFIILLVLLIPLTRLITGTSIGSTAAIVPLTIAAIPFVARLVDGALQGVPHGVTEAARAMGATTGQVVSKVLLPEARPALIHSFTVMLVSLIGYSAMAGAIGGGGLGDLAIRYGYQRFETGVMIATVLVLLLLVQGAQWLGDRAAARADHR; translated from the coding sequence ATGACCTGGGCCGAACTGGGGCCGCTGCTGTGGCAGGGCACGCTGGAAACCCTGTGGATGGTGCTGCCCGCTGCCCTGATCGCAGAGGTGCTGGGCGTGGCGCTGGGCGTGCTGCTCACGCTGACGCGGCCCGGCGGCCTGAAAGCGAACGGCGCAGTGTTCGGCGTGCTCGACGCCCTGGTCAATGTCGGGCGCAGCCTGCCGTTCATCATCCTGCTGGTGCTGCTGATTCCGCTGACCCGGCTGATCACCGGCACGTCCATCGGGTCCACCGCCGCCATCGTGCCGCTCACCATCGCCGCGATTCCCTTCGTCGCCCGGCTGGTGGACGGCGCCCTGCAAGGCGTGCCACACGGCGTGACCGAGGCGGCGCGGGCAATGGGCGCGACCACCGGGCAGGTGGTGAGCAAGGTGCTGCTGCCCGAAGCGCGGCCCGCCCTCATCCACTCGTTTACCGTCATGCTCGTGAGCCTGATCGGGTACTCGGCCATGGCCGGGGCCATCGGCGGCGGCGGGCTGGGCGACCTGGCGATTCGCTACGGCTACCAGCGCTTCGAGACCGGCGTGATGATCGCCACCGTCCTCGTCCTGCTGCTGCTGGTGCAGGGAGCGCAGTGGCTGGGCGACCGCGCCGCCGCCCGCGCCGACCACCGCTGA
- a CDS encoding methionine ABC transporter ATP-binding protein, which yields MTPLSPAALQFESVGKTYPGQSVPALSDLTLTVARGSRTGIIGRSGAGKSTLVRLISGLETPDSGRLLVQGQDVTRLDRAGQRQRQARTGLVFQHFNLLAQRTVLGNVTLPLELAGQPRQQREQRALELLEQVGLADFARRYPAQLSGGQKQRVGIARALVTGPDLLLADEATSALDPETSAGILDLLTRLQSERDLTLVIVTHQMEVVRAATTHVAVLDRGRLVEEGPTRTLLAQPQHDVTRALLDAHRPQVQLGAGEVLRHVNLPDLGAPTLAALARLGARLVQAEAHPQGVDAWLVVREDAGDLSTLLRPSGIWTPTQVSA from the coding sequence GTGACCCCACTTTCCCCCGCTGCCCTTCAATTCGAAAGCGTCGGCAAAACCTATCCCGGCCAGAGTGTTCCGGCCCTGAGTGACCTCACCCTGACCGTCGCGCGTGGCAGCCGCACCGGCATCATCGGGCGCAGCGGCGCGGGCAAAAGCACGCTCGTCCGGCTGATTTCCGGCCTGGAAACGCCCGATTCGGGGCGTCTGCTGGTGCAGGGCCAGGACGTGACGCGGCTGGACCGCGCCGGGCAGCGCCAGCGTCAGGCGCGCACCGGGCTGGTGTTTCAGCACTTCAACCTGCTCGCGCAGCGCACGGTGCTGGGCAACGTCACCCTGCCGCTCGAACTGGCCGGGCAGCCCCGGCAGCAGCGGGAACAGCGGGCGCTGGAACTGCTGGAGCAGGTCGGGCTGGCCGATTTCGCCCGCCGTTACCCCGCGCAGCTTTCCGGCGGGCAAAAGCAGCGGGTGGGCATTGCCCGCGCCCTGGTGACCGGCCCCGACCTGCTGCTGGCCGACGAAGCGACCAGTGCCCTCGACCCCGAGACGAGCGCCGGGATTCTGGACCTGCTCACCCGCTTGCAGAGCGAGCGCGACCTGACCCTCGTCATCGTCACGCACCAGATGGAAGTCGTGCGGGCGGCGACCACGCACGTCGCCGTGCTGGACCGGGGGCGACTGGTGGAGGAAGGCCCGACCCGCACGCTGCTCGCCCAGCCGCAGCACGACGTGACCCGCGCCCTGCTGGACGCGCACCGCCCCCAGGTGCAGCTCGGGGCCGGAGAGGTGCTGAGGCACGTCAACCTGCCCGACCTCGGCGCCCCGACCCTGGCGGCACTGGCGCGGCTGGGAGCGCGGCTGGTGCAGGCCGAGGCGCACCCGCAGGGCGTGGACGCCTGGCTGGTGGTCCGTGAGGACGCGGGCGACCTGTCCACGCTGCTGCGGCCTTCGGGCATCTGGACCCCCACGCAGGTGAGCGCATGA
- the hpaI gene encoding 4-hydroxy-2-oxoheptanedioate aldolase — protein MLQPVTPDPLHNAFKHALAEGRPQIGLWLGLADPYSAEICAGAGFDWLLIDGEHAPNDVRRTLAQLQALAAYPVTPVVRPPVGDTHLIKQYLDLGVQTLLVPMVETAEQARQLVQATRYPPQGIRGVGSALARASRWNALPDYLTRANDEVCLLVQVESRTGLENLDDIAAVDGVDGVFIGPADLSASLGHLGQPGHPDVVQAIEGALTRIVGAGKAAGILSADERLARRSLALGATFVAVGVDTTLLARAARSLAAAFRDGAPEQTPGGVY, from the coding sequence ATGCTGCAACCCGTGACGCCGGACCCCCTGCACAACGCCTTCAAGCACGCGCTGGCCGAGGGGCGGCCCCAGATCGGCCTGTGGCTGGGGCTGGCCGACCCCTACAGCGCCGAAATCTGCGCGGGCGCGGGCTTCGACTGGCTGCTGATCGACGGGGAGCACGCGCCCAACGACGTGCGCCGCACCCTGGCGCAGCTCCAGGCGCTGGCGGCCTACCCAGTCACGCCCGTCGTGCGGCCCCCAGTGGGCGACACGCACCTCATCAAGCAGTACCTCGACCTCGGCGTGCAGACGCTGCTGGTGCCGATGGTGGAGACGGCGGAACAGGCGCGGCAGCTGGTGCAGGCCACCCGCTACCCGCCGCAGGGGATTCGCGGGGTGGGCAGTGCGCTGGCCCGCGCCTCGCGCTGGAACGCGCTGCCCGACTACCTGACGCGGGCCAACGACGAGGTGTGCCTGCTGGTGCAGGTCGAGTCGCGCACCGGCCTCGAGAACCTGGACGACATCGCGGCGGTGGACGGTGTGGACGGCGTGTTCATCGGCCCCGCCGACCTCAGCGCCAGTCTGGGACATCTGGGCCAGCCCGGTCATCCGGACGTGGTGCAGGCCATCGAAGGCGCCCTGACCCGGATTGTCGGCGCGGGCAAAGCAGCGGGGATTCTGAGTGCCGACGAGCGGCTGGCGCGGCGTTCCCTGGCCCTCGGCGCGACCTTCGTGGCCGTGGGGGTGGACACCACCCTGCTCGCCCGCGCCGCCCGGTCCCTGGCCGCCGCATTCCGGGACGGAGCGCCGGAGCAGACGCCGGGGGGCGTGTACTGA